The proteins below come from a single Mesobacillus jeotgali genomic window:
- a CDS encoding rhodanese-like domain-containing protein codes for MYFRQKKILKTLTEEEFKAGYRKAQLIDVREPNEFAGGHILGARNIPLTQLKTRLKEIRPDKPVYLYCQSGSRSGRAAQLLYKKGYKDLNHLQGGFKKWGGKVKAK; via the coding sequence ATGTATTTCCGCCAGAAGAAAATCCTCAAGACCCTGACAGAGGAAGAATTCAAAGCTGGTTATCGTAAAGCGCAATTGATTGATGTCCGTGAACCGAATGAATTCGCCGGTGGACACATTTTAGGCGCCAGAAATATCCCGCTTACCCAACTTAAGACTCGCCTGAAGGAAATCAGGCCGGACAAGCCGGTCTACCTTTATTGCCAGAGCGGTTCCCGCAGCGGACGTGCTGCACAGCTGCTATACAAAAAAGGCTATAAAGACCTTAATCATCTTCAAGGCGGCTTCAAAAAATGGGGCGGCAAAGTCAAAGCTAAGTAA
- a CDS encoding biotin/lipoate A/B protein ligase family protein has protein sequence MNKEVWGFIDSGDCSPSFNMALDEALLDWHGARKIPPVVRFYGWNPATLSVGYFQKIEREIDMEAVKQHGLGFVRRPTGGRGVLHEHELTYSVIVTEQHPEMPKTVTEAYRVISEGILQGFQKLGLEAYFAVPKTSADKEALKNPRSAVCFDAPSWYELVVEGRKVAGSAQTRQKGVILQHGSILLDLDEDKLFSLFKYPNDRVKERMQRAFKTKAVAINEISSRKINLEEAKKAFKEGFEDGLGIILEPYTLSDEELNYVNELAKNKYESDEWNFKR, from the coding sequence ATGAATAAAGAGGTATGGGGATTTATTGATTCAGGAGACTGTTCACCTTCGTTCAATATGGCACTTGATGAGGCCTTGCTTGATTGGCATGGTGCAAGAAAAATTCCTCCAGTGGTCCGTTTTTATGGATGGAACCCGGCGACACTTTCTGTTGGCTATTTCCAAAAGATTGAAAGAGAAATTGATATGGAGGCTGTGAAGCAGCACGGTCTTGGTTTTGTAAGGAGACCTACTGGCGGCCGGGGCGTTCTACATGAACATGAACTTACATACAGCGTAATCGTTACTGAACAACACCCAGAAATGCCAAAGACAGTAACAGAAGCTTACAGGGTTATATCTGAAGGCATATTACAGGGATTCCAGAAGTTAGGTCTCGAAGCTTATTTTGCCGTACCAAAAACTTCTGCTGATAAAGAAGCGTTAAAAAACCCGCGGTCTGCAGTTTGTTTCGATGCACCAAGCTGGTATGAGCTTGTTGTTGAAGGACGTAAAGTGGCCGGCAGCGCCCAGACCCGGCAAAAAGGGGTTATCCTTCAGCATGGTTCCATTTTGCTCGATTTGGATGAGGATAAACTTTTCAGCTTATTCAAGTATCCGAATGACAGAGTCAAAGAAAGAATGCAGCGAGCCTTCAAGACTAAGGCAGTAGCGATCAATGAGATCAGCAGCCGCAAAATTAATCTTGAAGAAGCGAAAAAAGCATTTAAGGAAGGTTTTGAGGATGGCCTGGGAATTATTTTGGAGCCATACACTTTAAGTGATGAAGAGCTGAATTATGTAAATGAATTGGCCAAAAATAAGTACGAATCTGATGAGTGGAATTTTAAAAGATAA